Proteins encoded by one window of Roseibium sp. Sym1:
- a CDS encoding S8/S53 family peptidase, with product MDQTVTQKAQPTSEYHYLWHLMALGVIVPDGTGDGIETTLWDKLSDEGDVQPARVAMIDVGCHFDHPNLQGRVDPERSIDFTTSPYGTRSKKHAGNTCQHNFAGLDTSLLKLQDLSQVEAEIFTDIVQQLEGSSGHVRAFGDVEAPFASHGTAVSGLIVGGPENCPQGIKPTEGVIPYFGVDPFSRLISIRTGFDNDPLQFVAALLYAWHQNPDVIVMPRGFPDPDQAPAFKEDFKADLEKWENRDAADLIERLQTLEAGADTIDTKRPQLPISGRRLWRVVTSLFKAISNHVPIVCAAGNEGESQLLFPANLADRENGIIAVGAVSGQGYRSGYSNYGEGLTVVAPSDDMVVFNRHQLRSTEKSSEELGYLLPKGAKEYPFSPRWLLSTDIPGRFGYDTGDAETEELGTGSAQSGYYTQFGGTSGACALVGGVIALIRRAERIANKSSKVRDGRDVKALLIKTARKDILIDNQHKQLNTDAMNADQEDVAPFSTFFGGGLVDAKAAIGTIL from the coding sequence ATGGACCAGACAGTGACCCAAAAAGCGCAGCCGACCAGCGAATACCATTATCTCTGGCATCTCATGGCCCTCGGCGTGATCGTTCCCGACGGGACGGGAGACGGCATAGAGACAACCCTGTGGGACAAGCTGAGTGACGAAGGGGATGTTCAGCCCGCGCGCGTTGCCATGATCGACGTGGGCTGCCATTTCGACCACCCCAACCTCCAGGGCCGGGTCGACCCGGAACGGTCGATCGATTTCACCACCTCGCCGTATGGCACCAGGTCGAAGAAACATGCCGGCAACACGTGCCAACACAATTTCGCCGGACTGGATACAAGTCTCCTCAAGCTGCAGGATCTGTCACAGGTCGAGGCCGAGATCTTTACGGATATCGTCCAGCAGCTGGAAGGCTCAAGCGGGCACGTGCGTGCATTCGGAGACGTCGAAGCCCCGTTCGCGTCTCACGGCACCGCCGTCAGCGGCCTGATCGTCGGCGGTCCGGAAAATTGCCCGCAAGGCATCAAGCCGACCGAAGGCGTCATTCCCTATTTCGGGGTCGACCCGTTTTCCCGGCTGATATCGATCCGCACCGGTTTCGACAACGATCCCCTGCAGTTCGTCGCCGCGCTGCTCTATGCCTGGCACCAGAACCCGGATGTCATCGTCATGCCGCGCGGTTTCCCGGATCCCGACCAGGCCCCTGCCTTCAAGGAAGACTTCAAGGCGGACCTCGAAAAATGGGAGAACCGGGATGCTGCGGACCTGATCGAGCGGCTGCAGACCCTTGAGGCCGGCGCTGACACGATCGATACAAAAAGGCCCCAGTTGCCAATATCGGGACGCAGGCTCTGGCGCGTCGTCACCTCGCTGTTCAAGGCGATCAGCAACCATGTACCGATCGTCTGTGCGGCAGGCAATGAGGGCGAGAGCCAGTTGCTGTTTCCCGCGAACCTGGCGGACCGTGAAAACGGCATCATCGCTGTCGGCGCGGTGTCCGGACAGGGCTATCGCTCCGGGTATTCCAACTATGGCGAGGGTCTGACCGTTGTCGCTCCCTCGGACGACATGGTCGTCTTCAACCGGCATCAGCTGCGAAGCACGGAGAAAAGCTCGGAAGAACTGGGTTATCTGCTGCCCAAGGGGGCAAAGGAATACCCGTTCAGCCCCAGATGGCTGTTGAGCACGGATATCCCCGGTCGGTTCGGTTACGATACGGGAGATGCCGAGACGGAAGAACTCGGCACCGGCTCGGCACAGAGCGGTTATTACACCCAGTTTGGCGGCACGTCCGGCGCCTGCGCCCTTGTTGGCGGTGTCATCGCCTTGATCCGCCGCGCCGAACGGATCGCCAACAAGTCTTCCAAGGTGCGCGACGGCCGCGATGTGAAAGCCCTGCTGATCAAGACGGCCCGCAAGGACATCCTCATCGACAACCAGCACAAGCAACTGAACACGGACGCGATGAACGCGGACCAGGAAGACGTGGCCCCGTTCTCGACGTTCTTTGGCGGTGGCCTTGTCGACGCAAAAGCGGCCATCGGAACCATACTCTGA
- a CDS encoding cold-shock protein gives MTIGTVKFFNSTKGFGFIQPEDGAADVFVHITAVERAGMPPLVEGQKVSFEVVQDRRTGKSSADNLQAA, from the coding sequence ATGACCATCGGAACCGTCAAGTTTTTCAACAGCACCAAAGGCTTCGGCTTCATTCAGCCGGAAGATGGCGCTGCAGACGTCTTCGTTCACATCACCGCTGTCGAGCGCGCAGGCATGCCGCCGCTGGTTGAAGGCCAGAAGGTCAGCTTTGAAGTTGTCCAGGACCGCCGCACCGGCAAGTCCAGCGCAGACAACCTGCAGGCTGCTTAA
- a CDS encoding fatty acid desaturase, producing MTLAPVDAAAKTEGQSWTKALARYRQPRPLRSVLEIVATVVPFVLLWASAVLAIQQDLWWGIVLTIPAAGFLVRLFILQHDCGHGTLFANSRLNNWIGRLIGVFTLTPYDYWRRTHAVHHASAGNLDRRGIGDIDTLTVREYRDQSRWQRLRYRLYRHPLVMFGLGPVWLFVCQYRLPLGLMRAGVQPWASTLATNVGIILPIAVMIWLVGLGPFLIVQIPITLMAASAGVWLFYVQHQFEETHWSGDDEWNFQHAALHGSSHYDLPRPLRWLTGNIGIHHVHHLAAKIPFYRLPEVLKDYPELKNMSRITLLESLKCVKLVLWDEHTRRLISFREERATR from the coding sequence ATGACCCTTGCGCCTGTAGATGCCGCAGCCAAGACGGAAGGTCAGTCCTGGACCAAGGCCCTGGCGCGCTACAGGCAACCGCGGCCTCTCCGCAGCGTCCTTGAAATCGTGGCAACGGTCGTTCCGTTCGTTCTTCTGTGGGCATCCGCCGTGCTCGCCATTCAGCAGGACCTCTGGTGGGGGATCGTCCTGACGATCCCCGCGGCCGGTTTCCTGGTCCGCCTTTTCATTCTCCAGCACGATTGCGGCCACGGGACACTGTTCGCCAACAGCCGTCTCAACAACTGGATCGGCCGTTTGATCGGTGTCTTCACGCTGACACCCTATGACTACTGGCGCCGGACGCACGCCGTTCATCACGCGTCGGCGGGCAACCTGGACCGGCGGGGCATAGGTGACATCGACACGCTCACCGTGCGTGAATACCGGGACCAGTCCCGCTGGCAGCGCCTGCGCTACCGCCTGTACCGGCATCCCCTGGTGATGTTCGGACTTGGTCCCGTCTGGCTCTTTGTCTGCCAGTACCGCCTCCCGCTGGGCCTGATGCGCGCGGGCGTCCAGCCCTGGGCCTCGACGCTTGCCACCAATGTCGGCATCATTCTGCCGATCGCCGTCATGATCTGGCTGGTCGGCCTCGGCCCGTTCCTGATCGTGCAGATCCCGATCACGCTGATGGCGGCGTCGGCCGGTGTCTGGCTTTTCTATGTCCAGCACCAGTTCGAGGAAACCCACTGGTCCGGCGACGACGAGTGGAATTTCCAGCATGCCGCCCTTCACGGCAGTTCGCATTACGACCTGCCCCGCCCGCTCCGCTGGCTCACCGGCAATATCGGCATTCACCACGTGCATCACCTGGCCGCCAAGATCCCGTTCTACCGCCTGCCGGAAGTGCTGAAGGATTATCCCGAGCTGAAAAACATGAGCCGGATCACGCTCCTGGAAAGCCTGAAATGCGTCAAGCTGGTTCTCTGGGACGAACACACACGCCGTCTCATTTCCTTCCGGGAAGAACGGGCTACGCGGTAA
- a CDS encoding Fic family protein — protein sequence MKLDIGKLAYFQNEPIPEDTRLAGWAALVHTLDVKAPVRNRACISERHVRGNRRQEGIWDVYDKRYRPEDTLDGHLGFALRNEPIDLLVLKRILDALPEQDLIDFIQRTPTGAVTRRVWFFYETLTGKRLDIDDAPTVTAVEALDPVAYFTGPASLSLRHRVRNNLLGTGAFCPIIRRTEKLEAFLALDLSHKAQETIGRTGAQIVSRAASFLLLADSRASFEIEGERAPANRLERWGRAVLEAGKRPLNREEIYRLHRILIGDDRFTEIGYRSEGVFLGERDHNHDPLPEFIGALPQDIPDIMTGLNECNNRLRTSDLDPVLQAAAIAFGFVYVHPLADGNGRLHRCLIHHVLAERKYTPPGMVFPVSAVMLDRIDDYATTLKRHSGALMDCIDWRVLPNRNVEVTNDTADLYRYFDCTEEAEFLFSCVHRTVETDLPREIDYLKCRDQALNAIMNLVEMPDRMAQDLVMHIRQNGGSLSKRRRTGEFEKLRDDEVPQIETIVAESFEDFDDKYGTES from the coding sequence ATGAAGCTGGACATCGGGAAACTCGCCTATTTTCAGAACGAGCCTATTCCGGAGGACACACGGCTCGCGGGTTGGGCCGCTCTCGTCCATACGCTCGATGTGAAGGCGCCGGTGAGGAATCGCGCCTGCATTTCCGAACGGCACGTGCGCGGCAATCGACGGCAGGAGGGTATCTGGGACGTCTATGACAAACGGTATCGGCCGGAGGATACCCTGGATGGGCATCTCGGTTTTGCCCTGCGCAATGAGCCGATCGATCTTCTGGTGCTCAAACGCATCCTTGATGCGCTGCCGGAACAGGATCTCATAGACTTCATCCAGCGGACACCGACCGGCGCGGTGACACGCCGGGTATGGTTCTTTTACGAAACTCTTACCGGCAAGCGGCTCGATATCGACGATGCCCCTACGGTTACGGCCGTCGAGGCACTCGATCCCGTAGCTTATTTCACTGGTCCTGCGTCTCTGTCCCTGCGCCATCGGGTGCGCAACAATCTGCTTGGCACGGGCGCGTTCTGTCCGATCATAAGGCGCACAGAAAAGCTGGAAGCATTTCTGGCCCTCGACCTATCGCACAAGGCGCAGGAGACGATAGGGCGAACGGGCGCCCAGATTGTTTCCCGGGCTGCAAGCTTTCTGCTGCTTGCAGACAGCCGCGCGAGCTTCGAGATCGAAGGGGAACGCGCGCCTGCCAATCGGCTCGAGCGCTGGGGACGCGCTGTTCTGGAGGCCGGCAAGCGTCCACTCAACAGAGAAGAGATCTATCGCTTGCATCGCATCCTGATCGGCGACGACCGGTTCACCGAGATCGGATACCGCAGCGAGGGTGTGTTTCTGGGGGAGCGGGATCACAACCATGACCCACTGCCCGAGTTCATCGGAGCCCTTCCCCAGGATATTCCTGACATCATGACTGGTCTCAATGAATGCAACAACAGGCTGCGGACCTCAGACCTCGATCCAGTTCTGCAGGCCGCTGCGATCGCATTCGGCTTTGTCTATGTGCACCCGCTGGCTGACGGCAACGGACGTTTGCACCGCTGTCTCATCCACCACGTGCTCGCGGAGCGAAAATACACCCCGCCCGGCATGGTGTTTCCCGTCTCGGCCGTCATGCTGGACCGCATCGACGACTATGCCACGACCCTGAAGCGGCACTCCGGCGCCTTGATGGATTGCATCGACTGGCGCGTGCTGCCCAATCGCAATGTCGAAGTCACAAACGACACGGCGGACCTCTATCGCTATTTCGACTGCACCGAAGAGGCGGAGTTCCTCTTTAGCTGCGTGCATCGAACTGTCGAAACCGATCTGCCGCGCGAGATCGACTACCTCAAATGCCGCGATCAGGCTTTGAATGCCATCATGAACCTGGTCGAAATGCCCGACCGCATGGCGCAGGATCTCGTCATGCACATCCGTCAGAACGGTGGCTCACTCAGCAAACGCCGCCGCACCGGCGAGTTTGAAAAACTCCGAGACGATGAGGTTCCTCAGATCGAGACGATTGTGGCTGAATCCTTTGAAGATTTCGACGACAAATATGGGACGGAATCTTGA